One region of Bacteroidales bacterium genomic DNA includes:
- a CDS encoding HAD-IIA family hydrolase, producing the protein MIDSKTKDRLSKIKHVALDMDGTIYNGSTLFPFTVGFLEKMKEIGIGYSFLTNNSSKSRQDYLLHLEKMGIPASIDEMYTSGQATIDYLQSHHPDIKRLFILGTPSLIGEFENAGFVSAKDDPSDVPDAVIVGFDTSLVYSRLCRAAWWIHQGLTYIATNPDKVCPTNLPVVLVDCCSMYTCLEKATGRMPDVVIGKPAPRMLDGIMYRYNLQPEEIAMVGDRIYTDIMMAKNTNALGVLVLTGETQEADVEKSDVYPDIVAKDLAEFGQLLMNSR; encoded by the coding sequence ATGATTGATTCCAAAACAAAAGACAGGTTATCTAAAATAAAACATGTCGCACTGGACATGGATGGTACTATATATAACGGCAGTACTTTATTTCCCTTTACAGTCGGTTTTCTTGAGAAAATGAAGGAAATAGGTATTGGCTATTCTTTTTTAACCAATAATTCATCTAAGAGCAGGCAGGATTATTTACTACATCTGGAAAAAATGGGTATTCCTGCTTCGATTGATGAAATGTATACATCAGGACAGGCCACCATTGATTATTTACAGTCGCATCATCCGGACATCAAACGATTGTTCATATTAGGAACGCCCAGTTTGATCGGGGAATTTGAGAATGCCGGCTTTGTGTCAGCTAAAGATGACCCTTCGGATGTGCCGGATGCTGTAATTGTCGGATTCGACACATCCCTGGTTTACTCACGGTTATGTCGTGCTGCATGGTGGATTCACCAGGGACTTACCTATATCGCCACCAATCCGGATAAGGTATGTCCCACTAATTTGCCGGTAGTATTGGTAGACTGTTGTTCAATGTATACCTGTCTGGAAAAAGCTACCGGAAGAATGCCGGATGTTGTGATCGGAAAGCCTGCACCAAGAATGCTGGATGGAATTATGTACCGCTACAATTTACAGCCGGAGGAAATCGCCATGGTGGGTGACAGGATTTATACCGACATTATGATGGCAAAAAACACCAATGCTCTGGGTGTTCTGGTATTGACAGGGGAAACGCAGGAAGCTGATGTCGAAAAGAGTGATGTTTACCCGGATATTGTGGCTAAAGATCTGGCTGAATTCGGACAATTATTAATGAACTCGAGGTAG